From a single Candidatus Schekmanbacteria bacterium genomic region:
- a CDS encoding electron transfer flavoprotein beta subunit/FixA family protein, with the protein MNIVVCMKRVPDTATKIRINSDGTGIDESGIEYVINPYDEYAIEAGLQLKEKFGGEVVILTLDSSEAAPVVRNALAMGADRAVILKCDKKPVDSLSTATALAEGLKALNPDVILMGKQGVDYDNSQVGPMVGQLLGIPCVSVITKLEVSDGKAVANRQIEGGEEVVEVELPAIFTAQKGLNEPRYASLKGIMAAKKKKLDEQEAQIPEGAIEVIKMEIPPAREGGKIVGEGADAVPELVKLLQFEAKVL; encoded by the coding sequence GTGAATATAGTAGTTTGTATGAAAAGAGTTCCGGATACGGCGACAAAAATACGCATCAATAGCGATGGAACAGGTATTGATGAGAGCGGAATTGAGTATGTAATCAATCCATATGACGAATATGCAATTGAAGCAGGATTGCAGTTGAAAGAAAAATTTGGCGGTGAAGTAGTAATTCTGACACTTGATTCATCTGAAGCGGCACCAGTGGTAAGAAATGCTTTGGCAATGGGTGCAGACAGAGCTGTTATTTTGAAGTGTGATAAAAAACCTGTTGATTCTTTGTCAACAGCTACGGCTTTGGCAGAGGGACTCAAAGCACTAAATCCCGATGTTATCTTGATGGGGAAGCAGGGTGTTGACTATGACAATTCGCAAGTTGGACCTATGGTTGGCCAACTACTTGGTATTCCCTGTGTGAGTGTGATTACAAAATTGGAAGTTTCTGATGGCAAAGCTGTTGCAAATAGACAGATAGAAGGCGGAGAAGAGGTGGTAGAAGTTGAACTTCCTGCCATTTTTACAGCTCAAAAGGGACTGAACGAGCCAAGATATGCTTCATTGAAAGGAATAATGGCAGCGAAAAAGAAGAAACTTGATGAACAGGAAGCTCAAATTCCAGAAGGAGCTATTGAAGTAATCAAGATGGAAATACCCCCTGCTAGAGAGGGAGGAAAGATTGTCGGTGAAGGTGCTGATGCAGTACCTGAATTGGTGAAACTGCTTCAGTTTGAAGCAAAAGTCCTTTAA